In one Streptomyces sp. T12 genomic region, the following are encoded:
- a CDS encoding chitinase, whose product MDRSRPLALLAAAVLTLPGLTALSSAARAADTDLARNGGFESGLDGWTCTAGTTVNSPVRSGSYALQATPAGADNARCAQTVTVKPDSQYTLSGYVRGSYVYLGASGTGTTDVSTWTQSAPAWQQLTTTIRTGPSTTRVTLYTHGWYGTGAYHADDISLVGPGVDAGRPPAAPTGLKTGTVTSSSVALSWSAVTGATSYAVHRDGTKVQTVSGTSATVGGLSPSTAYGFQVSAVNEAGESAKSDAVTATTTAGPGGGGTDLPAHALVGYLHASFANGSGYTRLADVPDSWDVIDLAFGEPTSVTSGDIRFERCPATECPNVESDADFKAAIRAKQAAGKKVLISIGGQNGQVQLTTTAARDTFVTSVSKIIDEYGLDGLDIDFEGHSLSLNADDTDFKNPKTPVIGNLISALKTLKARYGDDFVLTMAPETFFVQLGHQYYGTGQWGGQDPRAGAYLPVIHALRDDLTLLHVQDYNSGPIMGLDNQYHSMGGADFHIAMTDMLLTGFPVAGNASNVFPPLRPDQVAIGMPASANAGNGHIPPAEVTKTLDCLTRKTNCGSYATHGTWPALRGLMTWSINWDRYGGWEFQRAFDGYFG is encoded by the coding sequence GTGGATCGCTCCAGACCTCTCGCCCTGCTCGCCGCCGCGGTCCTGACCCTGCCCGGCCTCACCGCACTCTCGTCGGCCGCCCGTGCGGCCGACACCGACCTCGCCCGCAACGGCGGCTTCGAGTCGGGCCTGGACGGTTGGACCTGTACGGCGGGTACGACCGTCAACTCACCCGTGCGCAGCGGCAGTTACGCACTTCAGGCGACCCCGGCCGGAGCCGACAACGCCCGCTGCGCGCAGACGGTGACCGTGAAACCGGACTCCCAGTACACACTCTCCGGTTACGTCCGCGGCTCCTACGTCTACCTCGGCGCGAGCGGCACCGGCACCACCGACGTCTCCACCTGGACCCAGTCGGCCCCCGCCTGGCAGCAGCTCACGACGACCATCCGAACCGGCCCCTCCACCACCCGCGTCACGCTCTACACCCACGGCTGGTACGGCACCGGCGCCTATCACGCCGACGACATCTCCCTCGTCGGACCCGGCGTGGACGCCGGCCGGCCACCCGCAGCGCCGACCGGCCTGAAGACCGGAACCGTCACGTCGTCCAGCGTCGCCCTGTCCTGGTCGGCGGTCACGGGCGCGACGAGCTACGCCGTCCATCGCGACGGCACCAAGGTCCAGACGGTGAGCGGCACTTCGGCCACGGTCGGCGGGCTCTCGCCCTCCACCGCGTACGGCTTCCAGGTCAGCGCCGTGAACGAGGCGGGCGAGTCCGCGAAGTCGGACGCCGTGACGGCCACGACCACCGCCGGCCCCGGCGGCGGGGGCACGGACCTCCCGGCCCACGCCCTGGTCGGCTACCTCCACGCGAGCTTCGCCAACGGCTCCGGCTACACGCGCCTGGCCGACGTCCCCGACAGCTGGGACGTCATCGACCTGGCCTTCGGCGAACCGACGTCGGTCACCTCGGGCGACATCCGCTTCGAGCGCTGCCCGGCCACCGAGTGCCCGAACGTCGAGAGCGACGCCGACTTCAAGGCGGCGATCAGGGCCAAGCAGGCGGCCGGCAAGAAGGTGCTGATCTCCATCGGAGGCCAGAACGGGCAGGTGCAGCTGACGACGACGGCGGCGCGGGACACCTTCGTGACGTCGGTGTCGAAGATCATCGACGAGTACGGCCTCGACGGCCTGGACATCGACTTCGAGGGCCACTCGCTCTCCCTGAACGCCGACGACACGGACTTCAAGAACCCGAAGACGCCGGTGATCGGCAACCTCATCTCGGCCCTGAAGACCCTGAAAGCCAGGTACGGCGACGACTTCGTCCTGACGATGGCCCCGGAGACCTTCTTCGTCCAGCTCGGCCACCAGTACTACGGCACCGGCCAGTGGGGCGGCCAGGACCCGAGGGCAGGGGCGTATCTCCCGGTCATCCACGCGTTGCGCGACGACCTGACGCTCCTCCATGTCCAGGACTACAACTCGGGCCCGATCATGGGCCTGGACAACCAGTACCACTCCATGGGCGGCGCCGACTTCCACATCGCCATGACCGACATGCTGCTCACCGGCTTCCCCGTCGCGGGCAACGCGAGCAACGTCTTCCCGCCCCTGCGCCCCGACCAGGTGGCGATCGGCATGCCCGCCTCGGCCAACGCGGGCAACGGCCACATCCCGCCGGCCGAGGTCACCAAGACCCTCGACTGCCTGACGAGGAAGACGAACTGCGGCTCGTACGCCACCCACGGCACCTGGCCGGCGCTGCGCGGCCTGATGACGTGGTCGATCAACTGGGACCGGTACGGCGGCTGGGAGTTCCAGCGGGCGTTCGACGGCTACTTCGGCTGA
- a CDS encoding phosphatase PAP2 family protein: MGDIRPGPPQLRPGRALAHTTGASGSGSPHRSDSRPPQTPRGGRPSDPDGRLGTTPPVPGRPTSLFLLLALPALLFALSTWQVVADGPLVRVDERVSRALVRPDRFSELLADLGNVQVAVPVLAVVLVHTAWRSRRTGTDRWWLPATAAAVLMALVPALIVPLKELTDRPGTPAVPPATGYYPSGHTATAAVAYGSAALLLLPWLRTAYARRELLIACAVVNAAVGFGLVRRGYHWPLDVVASWCLCTVLLSLLWLFLSRSSRRTPAGTPSRRTGPS, translated from the coding sequence CTGGGTGACATCAGGCCGGGGCCTCCCCAGCTTCGACCTGGTCGTGCCCTCGCGCACACAACCGGAGCCTCCGGCTCCGGATCTCCTCACCGATCGGACAGTCGCCCGCCCCAAACCCCCCGGGGCGGCCGACCATCCGATCCGGACGGGCGCCTCGGAACCACCCCCCCTGTTCCGGGGCGCCCGACCTCCCTCTTCCTCCTTCTCGCCCTTCCGGCCCTCCTCTTCGCCCTGTCCACCTGGCAGGTCGTCGCGGACGGGCCGCTTGTGCGTGTGGACGAGCGGGTCAGCCGGGCCCTGGTCCGTCCGGACCGCTTCTCCGAACTCCTGGCCGACCTGGGCAATGTCCAGGTCGCGGTGCCGGTCCTCGCCGTGGTCCTCGTCCACACCGCTTGGCGGTCCCGCCGCACTGGTACAGACCGGTGGTGGCTGCCGGCCACCGCGGCGGCCGTCCTGATGGCACTGGTCCCGGCCCTGATCGTGCCGCTCAAGGAACTCACCGACCGCCCGGGCACCCCGGCCGTCCCCCCGGCGACGGGTTACTACCCCTCCGGCCACACCGCCACGGCCGCCGTCGCCTACGGCTCCGCGGCGCTGCTCCTCCTCCCCTGGCTCCGCACCGCCTACGCCCGCCGCGAGCTCCTCATCGCCTGCGCGGTGGTCAACGCGGCTGTCGGCTTCGGCCTGGTCCGCCGCGGCTACCACTGGCCACTGGACGTCGTGGCCAGTTGGTGCCTGTGCACGGTGCTCCTGTCCTTGCTCTGGCTGTTCCTCAGCCGAAGTAGCCGTCGAACGCCCGCTGGAACTCCCAGCCGCCGTACCGGTCCCAGTTGA
- the gabT gene encoding 4-aminobutyrate--2-oxoglutarate transaminase: MSALPQERRVVTAIPGPKSQELQARRTAAVAQGVGSVLPVFTARAGGGIIEDVDGNRLIDFGSGIAVTSVGASAEAVVRKATAQLADFTHTCFMVTPYEGYVAVAEALAELTPGDHAKKSALFNSGAEAVENAVKIARSYTKRQAVVVFDHGYHGRTNLTMALTAKNMPYKHGFGPFAPEVYRVPVAYGYRWPTGAENAGPEAAAQAIDQITKQVGPENVAAIIIEPVLGEGGFIEPAKGFLPAISRFASDNGIVFVADEIQSGFCRTGQWFACEDEGIVPDLITTAKGIAGGLPLAAVTGRAEIMDAAHAGGLGGTYGGNPVACAGALGSIETMKELDLNAKAKNIEAIMKARLAAMAEKFDIVGDVRGRGAMIAIELVKDRATKEPNPEATAALAKACHQEGLLVLTCGTYGNVLRFLPPLVIGEDLLNEGLDIIEQAFTRI; this comes from the coding sequence ATGAGCGCACTTCCGCAGGAGCGCCGCGTCGTCACCGCCATCCCCGGCCCGAAGTCGCAGGAGCTGCAGGCCCGCCGTACCGCCGCGGTCGCGCAGGGCGTGGGCTCCGTGCTGCCCGTGTTCACGGCGCGTGCGGGCGGCGGAATCATCGAGGACGTCGACGGCAACCGGCTCATCGACTTCGGTTCGGGCATCGCGGTGACGTCCGTCGGCGCCTCCGCCGAAGCCGTCGTACGCAAGGCGACCGCGCAGCTCGCCGACTTCACCCACACCTGTTTCATGGTCACGCCGTACGAGGGCTACGTCGCCGTCGCCGAGGCGCTGGCCGAGCTGACGCCGGGCGACCACGCCAAGAAGTCGGCGCTGTTCAACTCCGGCGCCGAGGCCGTCGAGAACGCCGTCAAGATCGCGCGGTCCTACACCAAGCGCCAGGCCGTCGTCGTCTTCGACCACGGCTACCACGGCCGTACGAACCTCACCATGGCGCTGACCGCGAAGAACATGCCGTACAAGCACGGCTTCGGCCCCTTCGCGCCCGAGGTCTACCGGGTGCCGGTGGCGTACGGCTACCGCTGGCCGACCGGCGCCGAGAACGCGGGGCCGGAGGCCGCCGCGCAGGCCATCGACCAGATCACCAAGCAGGTCGGCCCGGAGAACGTCGCCGCGATCATCATCGAGCCGGTCCTCGGCGAGGGCGGCTTCATCGAGCCGGCCAAGGGCTTCCTCCCGGCGATCAGCCGGTTCGCCTCCGACAACGGCATCGTCTTCGTCGCGGACGAGATCCAGTCCGGCTTCTGCCGTACGGGTCAGTGGTTCGCGTGCGAGGACGAGGGCATCGTCCCCGACCTGATCACGACCGCGAAGGGCATCGCCGGCGGCCTCCCGCTCGCCGCCGTGACCGGCCGCGCCGAGATCATGGACGCCGCGCACGCGGGCGGCCTGGGCGGCACCTACGGCGGCAACCCGGTGGCGTGTGCCGGTGCGCTGGGCTCCATCGAGACGATGAAGGAGCTCGACCTCAACGCCAAGGCCAAGAACATCGAGGCGATCATGAAGGCGCGCCTGGCCGCCATGGCCGAGAAGTTCGACATCGTCGGTGATGTGCGGGGCCGTGGCGCCATGATCGCCATCGAGCTGGTCAAGGACCGCGCCACGAAGGAGCCGAACCCGGAGGCCACCGCCGCGCTCGCCAAGGCCTGCCACCAGGAGGGCCTGCTGGTCCTGACCTGTGGCACCTACGGCAACGTGCTGCGGTTCCTGCCCCCGCTGGTCATCGGCGAGGATCTGCTGAACGAGGGCCTCGACATCATCGAGCAGGCCTTCACCCGCATCTGA